One stretch of Pedobacter riviphilus DNA includes these proteins:
- a CDS encoding TonB-dependent receptor domain-containing protein: MKHIAITFTLFICFWLNSTAQLKERSFSGHVKEKTTNAAIPFASVTILNEAGKVLVSGMADDKGKFTLGTTQQGKLSIEFSFMAYHKVSVTIEADKNKADLGTVLMEPDTRVLNEVSVTAEKAAVSLKLDKKVFEVGKDILSQSGSVTELLAGVPSVSVAPGGGISLRGNSSVLVLINGRRSGLTAGTALEQLPADQVERVEVIANPSAQYDASGSAGIINIVLKRNKKSGFNGQLRLVGGIPNDSRISPSLNYKSNKLNLFSTVGLRFSDYVGLYKTNQKVNQNGFNSMLNQRQDENRHDDGRLVYFGADYQPDSLNTITIAYLRNATKDHDKTTLAYNYFSSVPDSALVRSGESWENRNYNQIEFNYTRLFKKPGKKLTVDMQYDFWNSAKNWNLATSKISPSVEQRPEISTSNNGSSRDFAAQSDMVTPLNNKATLTYGIKAENRRVNSDFLAEGRTGDGWTVIDNIDNGVGYNEFIGSAYLQFNSKISHFSYQLGLRSEYTEVRIDDRRDVYDSKKDYLKLFPTLHLGYEMSKSTSLQFSYSRRINRPALNNLYPFNEITDYNSRYAGNPGLNPSYANVFELGLLKRMGTLIINPSLYYQHNTGVMIDYNYRENGLFISMPINIKQEERSGAELSVLYNPYKWLQMNMELNVYHFSQAGVYASQDFAFSGNTYTSRLGTQVKLPNKFSVQARYNFTGAVNNAQSSMKAIHSIDAGVGQNFLKDKASLLFDVSNLFNLRKFSTTTTGQGFSITQVNSPNAARYRLTFVYRLNLSDGQGVRQAKSGNRS; encoded by the coding sequence ATGAAACATATCGCTATCACCTTTACCCTCTTTATTTGTTTTTGGTTAAACAGTACCGCACAATTAAAAGAGCGTTCGTTTTCCGGTCACGTTAAAGAGAAAACAACCAACGCTGCAATACCTTTTGCAAGTGTTACCATTTTAAATGAAGCCGGTAAAGTACTGGTATCGGGCATGGCCGATGATAAAGGAAAGTTTACTTTGGGCACCACACAACAAGGCAAACTTAGCATCGAATTTAGTTTTATGGCCTACCACAAAGTAAGCGTAACAATTGAGGCTGATAAGAATAAAGCTGATTTGGGAACTGTTTTAATGGAGCCTGATACAAGGGTGTTAAACGAAGTATCGGTTACGGCCGAAAAAGCAGCCGTAAGTTTAAAGTTAGATAAAAAGGTTTTTGAGGTTGGAAAAGATATTCTTTCGCAATCGGGTTCGGTAACCGAATTACTGGCGGGGGTACCCTCGGTAAGTGTTGCGCCAGGTGGCGGCATAAGCCTTCGGGGAAACAGTAGTGTATTGGTGCTGATTAACGGCAGGCGGTCTGGTTTAACTGCCGGAACAGCGCTTGAACAATTGCCCGCCGACCAGGTAGAAAGGGTAGAGGTGATTGCCAATCCTTCTGCACAATATGATGCTTCGGGCTCGGCAGGGATTATTAATATTGTGCTAAAAAGAAATAAAAAAAGTGGTTTTAACGGGCAGCTTAGGCTGGTGGGCGGTATTCCGAACGACAGCCGGATTTCGCCGAGTTTAAATTATAAATCGAATAAATTAAATCTCTTTTCAACCGTTGGGCTAAGGTTTTCTGATTATGTTGGTTTATACAAAACCAACCAAAAGGTAAATCAGAATGGTTTTAACAGTATGCTTAACCAAAGGCAGGATGAAAACCGCCATGACGATGGAAGGCTGGTTTATTTCGGTGCCGATTATCAGCCGGATAGTTTAAATACCATTACCATTGCCTACCTGCGCAATGCCACAAAAGACCACGACAAAACAACATTGGCTTATAATTATTTCAGTTCGGTTCCAGATAGTGCGCTTGTGCGCTCGGGCGAATCGTGGGAAAACAGGAATTACAATCAAATTGAATTTAATTACACGCGGCTCTTTAAAAAGCCTGGGAAAAAGTTAACGGTAGATATGCAGTACGATTTCTGGAACAGTGCTAAAAACTGGAATCTTGCTACGAGCAAAATATCGCCATCGGTTGAGCAACGGCCCGAAATTAGCACAAGTAATAATGGTTCGAGCAGAGATTTTGCTGCGCAAAGCGATATGGTTACCCCCCTAAATAACAAAGCTACCTTAACCTATGGCATTAAAGCCGAAAACCGAAGGGTAAACAGCGATTTCCTTGCGGAAGGAAGAACCGGGGACGGCTGGACGGTAATTGATAACATTGACAATGGTGTGGGTTACAATGAGTTTATTGGAAGTGCTTATTTACAATTCAACAGTAAAATCAGCCATTTTTCTTATCAACTGGGGCTACGTAGCGAATATACCGAAGTACGTATAGACGATCGGAGAGATGTATATGATAGTAAAAAGGATTATTTAAAACTGTTTCCAACCCTGCATTTGGGTTACGAAATGAGCAAGAGCACTTCGCTGCAGTTCAGCTACAGCAGACGCATTAACAGACCGGCTTTAAACAACCTTTATCCTTTTAATGAAATAACCGATTACAATTCGAGATATGCGGGCAATCCTGGTCTTAATCCATCCTATGCCAATGTATTCGAACTGGGTTTGCTAAAACGCATGGGTACGCTTATTATCAATCCATCGCTGTACTACCAGCACAATACCGGGGTAATGATCGATTACAATTACCGTGAAAACGGGCTTTTTATTTCCATGCCTATCAACATTAAACAAGAAGAACGCTCAGGGGCAGAACTTTCGGTGCTCTATAATCCTTATAAATGGTTACAAATGAATATGGAATTGAATGTTTACCACTTCAGTCAGGCTGGGGTGTACGCCAGTCAGGATTTCGCTTTTTCGGGTAATACTTATACATCCAGATTAGGTACTCAGGTAAAATTGCCCAATAAATTTAGTGTGCAGGCCCGTTATAATTTTACCGGTGCAGTTAATAATGCACAGAGCAGCATGAAAGCAATCCATTCGATCGATGCGGGGGTTGGTCAGAACTTTTTAAAAGATAAGGCTAGCCTGTTGTTCGATGTGAGCAATTTGTTTAACCTGCGCAAATTTTCTACAACTACAACGGGGCAGGGTTTTAGCATTACGCAGGTAAATAGTCCCAATGCGGCCAGGTATCGACTCACTTTTGTTTACAGGCTTAATTTAAGCGATGGTCAGGGAGTTAGGCAGGCCAAGAGCGGAAATAGAAGTTAG
- a CDS encoding VOC family protein: MATQIFVNLAVSDLNKSVEFFTKLGYTFNPQFTDEKATCMIISDTIYVMLLTRTFFQTFTQKEIIDAHKAIETSIALSADSKDAVNEMVDKAVAAGATVPNPATDYGFMYQHSFDDLDGHHWEYVWMDPNGAPEHQG, translated from the coding sequence ATGGCAACTCAAATTTTTGTGAACCTGGCTGTTAGCGACCTTAACAAATCAGTAGAATTTTTCACCAAACTTGGTTATACTTTTAACCCACAATTTACCGATGAGAAAGCAACCTGCATGATCATCAGCGATACTATTTACGTTATGCTGCTTACCAGAACCTTTTTCCAAACTTTTACCCAAAAAGAAATCATCGATGCCCACAAAGCAATAGAAACTTCCATTGCCTTATCAGCTGACAGTAAGGATGCCGTTAACGAAATGGTAGATAAAGCGGTAGCTGCTGGTGCCACAGTACCTAATCCGGCTACCGATTACGGCTTTATGTACCAACATAGTTTCGACGATCTTGATGGCCACCATTGGGAATATGTTTGGATGGACCCTAATGGAGCGCCTGAGCACCAGGGTTAA
- a CDS encoding aspartyl protease family protein — MKRILPILTVLLPLSALAQQKLPVVKASIGQAKIYEENNAVSSWYINPKIKLDVFTTGKFTKPKSIKFKTDIDSIVFNISPGQKKEFIVLLNGKDSCLTQITAPVLKNFSKVSPEIHDSIPFFVNKYNTNFLPVVFNGTDSLLMNFDSGANDIDLTTAALAKKVKSKPKLYNTDYDIKIGNHIYKSKIYDIELAGNEVDGLVGWDIFDGMIVALDYDQNKMMVHSTMPKQILQDKQYTKFKITYIKNKPFIESEISQSGTKNKSLFFFDLGYQRTAMLDNDLLREMKFPTEKMEIIKKVIMHGIKGNEIPVTTVKLQSLKIGNFELKNVPAQVMEQNKPMPGVNVHYLGTDILKRFNTVFDFQNNVIYLKPNHLYDVAYADQKT, encoded by the coding sequence ATGAAACGAATATTGCCTATTTTAACAGTCTTGCTACCACTTTCTGCTTTAGCTCAACAGAAATTACCAGTTGTAAAAGCAAGTATTGGCCAGGCAAAAATTTACGAAGAGAATAACGCTGTATCGAGCTGGTATATCAATCCAAAAATAAAACTGGACGTTTTTACCACTGGTAAGTTCACAAAACCGAAAAGCATAAAATTCAAAACTGATATTGATTCGATCGTTTTTAACATCAGCCCCGGGCAGAAAAAGGAGTTTATTGTTTTGTTAAACGGAAAAGACTCGTGCCTCACCCAAATTACCGCTCCTGTACTAAAAAACTTCAGTAAGGTATCGCCCGAAATTCACGACTCAATACCTTTTTTTGTAAATAAATACAACACGAATTTTTTGCCGGTTGTTTTTAACGGTACTGATTCCCTGTTAATGAATTTTGATTCGGGAGCAAATGATATAGATCTTACCACCGCTGCATTGGCGAAAAAAGTGAAGTCGAAACCCAAGCTTTATAACACAGATTATGATATTAAAATTGGAAACCATATTTATAAAAGCAAAATTTATGATATCGAATTAGCTGGGAATGAAGTTGATGGTCTGGTGGGATGGGATATATTCGACGGAATGATTGTAGCGTTAGATTATGATCAGAATAAAATGATGGTACATTCTACCATGCCAAAGCAGATTTTACAGGATAAACAATACACCAAGTTTAAGATCACTTATATTAAAAACAAACCTTTTATAGAAAGTGAAATTTCGCAAAGCGGAACCAAAAATAAAAGCCTGTTTTTCTTCGATTTGGGTTACCAGCGCACGGCTATGCTTGATAACGATTTGCTGAGGGAAATGAAGTTTCCAACCGAGAAGATGGAAATTATAAAAAAGGTAATTATGCACGGAATAAAAGGTAATGAGATACCGGTAACCACGGTAAAACTTCAAAGTTTGAAGATTGGTAATTTTGAATTGAAAAATGTGCCAGCTCAGGTGATGGAGCAAAACAAACCCATGCCTGGTGTTAATGTTCATTACCTTGGAACGGATATTCTGAAAAGATTCAATACAGTTTTTGATTTTCAAAATAATGTGATCTATTTAAAGCCAAATCATCTTTATGATGTTGCTTATGCAGACCAAAAAACTTAA
- a CDS encoding SDR family NAD(P)-dependent oxidoreductase has protein sequence MSKIILITGASRGFGKIWAKALLERGDKVAATARNIADLNDLVEAYGDAVFPLQLDVNDRDACFAVVEKVKEHFGRIDVLINNAGFGLFGAIEETTEQQARAQMETNFFGLLWVTQAVVPVMREQKAGHIIQVSSFLGLVSLPILGLYNASKYAVNGLSETLATEVKGFGINVSLIEPNGFSTDWSGASAFQTEPLEAYAPVKKAFFDASTPDSWGKPEATVPAVLALIDSPNPPLHFLLGKVALPGVKQVYAERLAEFDEWAEVAANAHGH, from the coding sequence ATGTCGAAAATAATTTTAATTACCGGTGCTTCACGTGGCTTTGGTAAAATCTGGGCAAAGGCCCTTTTAGAGCGTGGCGATAAAGTAGCTGCAACCGCAAGAAATATAGCGGATTTAAATGATTTGGTAGAAGCTTATGGCGATGCCGTGTTTCCGCTTCAATTGGATGTAAACGATAGGGATGCCTGTTTTGCAGTAGTTGAAAAAGTTAAGGAGCACTTTGGCCGTATAGATGTATTGATCAATAATGCGGGATTTGGTTTATTTGGTGCCATAGAAGAAACAACCGAACAACAGGCCCGAGCACAAATGGAAACCAATTTTTTTGGACTGCTGTGGGTAACACAAGCAGTTGTTCCGGTAATGCGCGAACAAAAAGCTGGGCACATTATCCAGGTTTCTAGCTTCCTGGGCTTGGTGAGTTTGCCCATACTAGGTTTGTATAATGCCTCTAAATATGCGGTTAACGGCCTAAGTGAAACCTTGGCTACAGAAGTAAAAGGTTTTGGCATTAATGTAAGTTTAATCGAACCAAATGGTTTTTCTACCGATTGGTCGGGTGCTTCAGCTTTCCAAACAGAGCCGCTAGAGGCATATGCTCCAGTTAAAAAGGCGTTTTTTGATGCTTCAACACCCGATAGCTGGGGTAAACCAGAAGCAACGGTACCCGCTGTATTGGCATTGATCGACAGTCCTAACCCCCCTTTACACTTCTTGTTGGGTAAAGTGGCTCTCCCAGGTGTTAAACAGGTTTATGCAGAACGTTTGGCTGAATTTGATGAATGGGCTGAAGTAGCGGCCAATGCACACGGTCATTAA
- a CDS encoding helix-turn-helix domain-containing protein: MKHYKNLAELHRENAFPPPENPLFSIYKCDHMCSMGDREFTSDFYMIGFKKIIAGQILYGRTKYDHESGSMMFFKPHQVIEMKNLEMDEDGFLIFIHEDFLNGHMLHDTIKKYHYFDYETNEALHLSPSEESTVWELYHKIETEYHNNQDEYSRELILANVDTLLKYSQRFYKRQFLNRTEISGKTVTRFNEEINKYVANGLLATKGLPSVHDMAARLNISAGYLTDVLKQESGKTALEHIHIYLISEAKNRLIGENRSVSEIAYALGFENLSYFSRLFKKEVGISPNTFKKQLLN; encoded by the coding sequence ATGAAACACTATAAAAATTTGGCCGAATTACATAGAGAAAATGCATTTCCGCCGCCCGAGAATCCATTGTTTAGCATTTACAAATGCGACCACATGTGTAGCATGGGCGACCGGGAGTTTACAAGCGATTTCTATATGATCGGTTTTAAAAAGATTATTGCAGGACAAATCCTTTATGGACGTACAAAATATGACCACGAGAGCGGTTCGATGATGTTCTTTAAACCCCATCAGGTAATCGAAATGAAAAACCTGGAGATGGATGAAGACGGTTTTTTGATTTTTATTCACGAAGATTTTTTGAATGGACACATGTTGCATGATACCATCAAAAAATACCACTACTTCGATTACGAAACCAACGAAGCACTGCATCTCTCGCCTAGTGAAGAAAGCACAGTATGGGAGCTGTATCATAAAATTGAAACCGAATACCACAATAACCAGGATGAATATAGCCGCGAATTGATTTTGGCCAATGTAGATACTTTGCTTAAATACAGTCAACGTTTTTACAAAAGGCAATTTCTTAACCGCACAGAAATTTCGGGCAAAACAGTAACCAGGTTTAATGAAGAAATAAATAAATACGTTGCTAATGGATTATTGGCTACTAAAGGTTTGCCATCAGTGCATGATATGGCAGCGCGTTTAAACATTTCGGCAGGTTACTTAACAGACGTTTTAAAACAGGAAAGCGGAAAAACGGCTTTAGAACATATCCATATTTACCTGATAAGTGAAGCAAAAAACCGTTTGATCGGTGAAAATAGGTCGGTTTCGGAGATTGCTTATGCATTGGGGTTTGAGAACCTTTCTTATTTCTCGCGTTTATTTAAAAAAGAGGTTGGTATTAGCCCAAATACATTTAAAAAGCAGTTGCTGAATTGA
- a CDS encoding sensor histidine kinase produces the protein MEKKSYISLYWKCQLIGWSVAALYWTFQGWTAAGHFRFDLAVVQFVSDVAMYILITHLYRNFANKNNWQDLALEKLIWRMLIVIPVMGIFYTLVTISKLYLVRQLFLSHPSQSYTSFFTVNTAGIFIAGIRLMAIWLLAYHLYHYAKREVRLSVENARLELSFKQSQLDNLSAQLNPHFLFNALNNIKSLVYTRPDAAARAIDLLSELLRSGLYKGSTMLIRLNEEVDLARDYLELEGLRMEERLQYELDIDISLSGVMVPRLCIQTLVENAVKHGVALEKQGGKINVIINEQDGLVSIRVLNPGKLEQDKRAAGIGLKNLKERLDLSYQHRASFSLYQMDQQVCAEIKIPIR, from the coding sequence TTGGAAAAGAAATCCTATATATCGCTTTATTGGAAATGCCAGCTAATCGGTTGGTCGGTAGCTGCTTTGTACTGGACATTTCAAGGTTGGACCGCTGCTGGTCATTTTAGATTCGATCTGGCTGTTGTTCAGTTTGTTTCGGATGTGGCGATGTATATTCTGATTACACATTTGTACCGTAATTTTGCAAATAAAAACAATTGGCAAGATCTGGCGCTTGAGAAGCTGATCTGGCGAATGTTGATTGTTATTCCGGTGATGGGTATTTTTTATACCTTGGTTACCATTAGTAAGTTGTATCTGGTGAGGCAGCTGTTTCTAAGCCATCCATCACAGTCATATACCAGTTTTTTTACTGTAAATACGGCGGGTATTTTTATTGCCGGTATCCGTTTAATGGCCATATGGCTTTTAGCCTATCATCTTTATCACTACGCGAAAAGAGAAGTCAGGTTATCGGTAGAAAATGCCAGGTTGGAGCTTAGTTTTAAACAATCGCAACTAGACAACCTTTCCGCTCAGTTAAACCCTCATTTTTTATTCAATGCGCTCAATAATATAAAGTCCTTAGTGTATACCCGCCCCGATGCTGCAGCTAGGGCGATCGACCTGCTAAGTGAACTGTTGCGTAGTGGGCTATATAAAGGTAGTACCATGCTCATTAGGTTAAATGAAGAAGTAGACCTGGCGAGAGATTACCTGGAGCTGGAAGGTTTGAGAATGGAAGAAAGATTACAGTATGAGTTAGACATCGATATTTCGCTCTCTGGAGTGATGGTGCCACGTCTGTGCATTCAAACATTGGTAGAAAATGCGGTAAAACATGGCGTTGCATTAGAGAAACAAGGTGGAAAGATTAATGTAATCATTAACGAGCAGGATGGATTGGTTAGTATCCGTGTTTTAAACCCTGGTAAATTGGAGCAGGATAAAAGGGCTGCAGGAATTGGGCTTAAAAACCTAAAAGAACGACTCGATCTCAGTTACCAGCACCGTGCATCTTTCAGCCTTTATCAAATGGATCAGCAGGTTTGTGCTGAAATTAAAATCCCGATCAGATGA
- a CDS encoding LytR/AlgR family response regulator transcription factor, with product MNNVRTLIIDDERGARQELIRMLKSYPQVTVLGEAANADEAEKLIGLLKPDLIFLDIQMPGRSGFDLLENLIHVPEVIFVTAFDSYAVQAFEVSAMDYLMKPVREERFKSAIDKAIEKIGTNDCAAIFVKDRGKHHLIKWKDVHLIESVENYARLFFGGEQVLLKTSLNRLEENPNCQRFFRASRSILFNIDYINLVKKDDNGTFVELKTGESIRISERQAIKFRSLIKL from the coding sequence ATGAATAATGTTAGGACACTAATCATCGACGATGAACGAGGAGCAAGGCAGGAACTGATCAGAATGCTAAAAAGCTATCCTCAGGTTACGGTATTAGGTGAGGCTGCCAATGCGGATGAAGCCGAGAAGCTAATCGGACTTTTAAAGCCCGACCTGATTTTTTTGGATATACAGATGCCTGGCCGTTCGGGTTTCGATCTGCTGGAAAATTTGATACACGTACCAGAGGTGATTTTTGTAACTGCTTTCGACAGTTATGCAGTACAGGCTTTTGAAGTAAGCGCCATGGATTACCTGATGAAACCTGTACGGGAAGAACGCTTTAAAAGTGCAATTGATAAAGCTATAGAAAAGATTGGCACGAATGATTGCGCAGCTATTTTTGTAAAGGACAGGGGCAAACATCACCTCATAAAATGGAAAGATGTGCATTTGATCGAGTCGGTAGAGAATTACGCGCGACTCTTTTTTGGCGGTGAACAGGTATTGCTTAAAACTTCGTTAAATAGACTGGAAGAAAACCCCAATTGCCAAAGGTTTTTTAGGGCTAGCAGAAGTATATTATTTAATATCGATTATATCAATTTGGTGAAAAAAGATGATAATGGCACTTTCGTAGAACTTAAAACAGGAGAATCGATCAGGATCTCAGAACGCCAGGCTATTAAATTCCGGAGCCTGATTAAGCTATAA
- a CDS encoding CocE/NonD family hydrolase, translating into MKMNLVKLGVAALCLVMGLETFAQQKLTLPDNSNYIINDSVMIKTKYGITLSAVVVRKKGMPQKLPAALFYFIYSNTNRSLMEAKYAADHGYVGIVADARGKRLSPDAPGPYEHETKDVNAVIDWIIEQSWSDGRVGMYGGSYSGFAQWAAAKYLHPALKTIVPYVAAIPGLGLPMENNVFLTANYQWAFYITNNKYTDDAINNDNARWRNMRFNWWKSGAAYNKIDSIDGTPNPWLQKWLSHPDYDAYWQSMVPYGSDFKHINIPVLSITGYYDDGQVSALEYLREHYKYNPSAEHYLIIGPYDHFGSQIGGVAKLRSYEVDSIALINTREITFEWFDYIFKGGKKPGLLKDRINFEVMGANNWKHAPSLAKMEDYRIRFYLDSTANGTMLSEQKPAKEVFMNQQVDLADRIKFYNDYYPDPIIKKEIERSNGLFFITKPFDKAVSVSGALEGQLKAIINKKDMDIGLVLYEVTPSGEYFQLSYYLGRASYAYDMSRRSLLKPGKLETIPFYRSRVFSKQLQKGSRLLLVLNIDKNPFAQINYGTGKDVSKETIKDAGVPLKIKWSTQSFIELGFSVDVKDLF; encoded by the coding sequence ATGAAAATGAACTTGGTAAAACTGGGTGTGGCTGCGCTATGCCTTGTAATGGGACTGGAAACTTTTGCACAGCAAAAACTAACCTTGCCCGATAACAGTAATTATATCATCAACGATAGTGTGATGATTAAAACAAAATACGGCATTACTTTATCTGCAGTAGTGGTAAGGAAAAAAGGTATGCCGCAGAAATTGCCTGCCGCACTCTTTTATTTTATCTACTCCAACACCAATAGAAGTTTGATGGAAGCCAAATATGCCGCCGATCATGGTTATGTTGGCATTGTTGCCGATGCAAGGGGAAAACGGCTTAGTCCTGATGCGCCAGGGCCTTACGAACATGAAACCAAAGATGTAAATGCAGTTATCGATTGGATTATCGAACAATCATGGAGCGATGGCAGGGTAGGGATGTATGGTGGAAGTTATTCGGGTTTTGCACAATGGGCAGCGGCTAAATACCTGCATCCAGCGCTAAAAACCATTGTGCCCTATGTTGCAGCTATTCCGGGACTTGGTTTGCCCATGGAAAATAATGTTTTTTTAACCGCCAATTACCAATGGGCCTTTTATATTACCAATAATAAATATACTGATGATGCCATAAATAACGACAATGCGCGCTGGCGTAACATGAGGTTTAATTGGTGGAAAAGTGGGGCTGCTTATAACAAGATCGATAGCATTGATGGCACACCAAACCCATGGCTACAGAAATGGCTTAGCCACCCCGATTACGATGCCTATTGGCAGTCGATGGTGCCTTACGGTAGCGATTTTAAACACATCAATATTCCAGTGCTCAGTATCACCGGCTATTACGACGATGGGCAGGTTTCGGCATTAGAATACCTGCGCGAACATTATAAGTATAATCCATCAGCCGAACATTATTTAATTATAGGCCCCTATGATCATTTTGGGTCGCAGATAGGTGGAGTAGCCAAGCTGAGGAGTTATGAGGTAGATTCAATAGCACTGATCAATACCCGCGAAATCACTTTCGAATGGTTCGATTATATTTTTAAAGGCGGAAAGAAACCTGGACTGTTAAAAGATAGAATCAATTTTGAGGTAATGGGCGCAAATAATTGGAAACATGCTCCTTCACTGGCAAAGATGGAGGACTATCGTATCCGGTTTTATCTGGATAGTACAGCGAACGGAACGATGCTGTCGGAGCAAAAGCCAGCTAAAGAGGTTTTTATGAATCAACAAGTTGATCTGGCAGATAGAATTAAGTTCTACAATGATTATTATCCCGATCCCATTATAAAAAAAGAAATCGAAAGATCCAACGGACTGTTTTTTATCACGAAGCCATTTGATAAAGCTGTTTCGGTGTCAGGAGCCCTAGAAGGACAGCTTAAGGCCATCATCAACAAAAAGGACATGGATATAGGCCTGGTGTTGTACGAAGTTACACCCTCAGGCGAATATTTTCAGCTCTCTTATTATTTAGGAAGAGCCAGTTATGCATACGATATGAGCAGAAGGAGCTTGCTTAAACCTGGGAAATTAGAAACGATACCTTTTTATAGATCGAGAGTATTCAGCAAGCAGTTGCAAAAAGGGAGCAGATTACTTTTAGTACTCAATATTGATAAAAATCCTTTTG